CTTCACGCTGGCCTCGGCGTCGTTCGGATTGCAGATCGGCCTGCAGCAGGCGGAGCTGGTGATGATCATCATGACCGAGCGCGGCCTGCGCGGCATCCAGCAGGGCGAGACCAAGCTCGGCGCCGGCGCCGGCCTCACCGTCGTGACGCTGAGCTCGGCCGCGGAAGGCGCCACCACGGTGCGCGGCGGCGACATCATCGTGTGGAGCTCGGGCACCGGTGCCTATGGCGGCCTGACTTTCAACGGCTCGGTGGTGAAGGCGGACGAGGACCGCAACGCCGATTTCTACGGCCGCGACGCCAGCGTCTCGGGCATTCTCGCCAACCGCTTCAAGAATCGCGCGACGGCGCCGCTGCAGCGCAATCTCGCTTCGGTGTGGTGAGGTGCACATGAAACGCGATGTCCTGACCGGCGCCGCGCTGGCGGCGCTGCTGCTGGCGCCGCTGCCGGTCCTGGCAGCCGATCCCGCGGGCGAGATCGTGACGGCCTCGACTCATGCCGATCTCGCGGCCAAGGCCGGCGATCTCGCGGGGACGCAGATGCATCTGCATCATGCGCTCAACTGCCTGGTCGGTCCGGGCGGGGCGGGCTTCGACGCCAAGAGCCTCAACCCTTGCGCCAATGCCGGCGCCGGCGCGATCCCCGATACGGCGGACGCGGGCAAGAAAGCGACGCTGGAAGCCGCGGCCGACACCGCACGGGCCGGCCTCGCCGCGCCCGACCTGGCGACGGCGCACAAAAAGGCGTCCGACGCCGCGGCGACGCTGATGGCGATCAAATAGATCGGCGGCCCTCGCGCGAGCGACAAACCATTCGGGGAGGGATGCCCATCCCTCCCCGAAATCGTTTCTCGCCGTCTTCAGCCGCCGCCATTCAGCGCGCCGCTGTTCAGCAGCACCGTGAACAGCCGGCGCAGGTTCTGCGCCTGCGGTTCCAGCGCCGCGATATATTCCGGCGCGCGATTGAGATCGGGCATGGCCCGCAGGCCGCCCGGCAATTCGAGGATCCAGCCTTTCGCCAGCAGCTTGGCCACCTTGCGCCGCACCGTCTCGCGCGGCAGGCCCGTCGCGCGCGCTAGCGCCATCCGGCTGATCAGCAACGCATGCTCCGGCGGGATCGTGGTCTTGTAGCTGCCGTAGATCTCGCGCAGCTTGGGATCGCTCATCACCTTCTCCGAATTGCGGTTGGAGATGGTCATGAAGAGGATCGCCGCTTCGTAGTCGTGATCGAACACCTCGCTGACGCCTTCGGCGGAGCGCAGGATGAACTCCGAGACGAAATGCGCGACCAGGCGCGAATGGGGGTGGTCGCGCACCGAGGGGCCGGGCTCGGCCAGACCCCCGGGCGGAACCGCGCGCGGCAGGGG
The nucleotide sequence above comes from Rhizomicrobium sp.. Encoded proteins:
- a CDS encoding lipid-binding SYLF domain-containing protein; the protein is MLGLHKLATRFALGAALAAAATFLPAQASDQTELLSRADRTVSHLRSDPAFAQAARTIHSARAVLIVPRLVKGGFIFGAEGGDGVLLKRSGRSWSSPAFFTLASASFGLQIGLQQAELVMIIMTERGLRGIQQGETKLGAGAGLTVVTLSSAAEGATTVRGGDIIVWSSGTGAYGGLTFNGSVVKADEDRNADFYGRDASVSGILANRFKNRATAPLQRNLASVW